The Rhodohalobacter sp. SW132 genome has a window encoding:
- the rpmC gene encoding 50S ribosomal protein L29, with the protein MKSHELRDLSLSELEARLKDEKKALVDFKFNKAIAGQIENPARIKNTRREISRLTTIINEKKSAE; encoded by the coding sequence ATGAAATCACACGAATTACGCGATCTGTCGCTTTCAGAACTGGAAGCCAGGCTAAAGGATGAGAAAAAGGCTTTAGTTGATTTTAAATTTAACAAAGCCATTGCGGGACAAATTGAAAACCCGGCGAGAATTAAAAATACACGCCGTGAAATCTCCCGATTGACAACGATTATTAACGAAAAAAAGAGTGCTGAATAA
- the rpsQ gene encoding 30S ribosomal protein S17 — translation MAQAERAQRRTRTGRVVSDRMDKTITVAVDRQIKHPIYGKFITKTTKYLAHDETNQANSGDTVLIMSTRPLSKRKSWRLVEIVERAK, via the coding sequence ATGGCACAAGCAGAAAGAGCTCAAAGAAGAACTAGAACCGGCCGCGTTGTAAGCGACCGAATGGATAAAACAATCACCGTGGCTGTCGACCGTCAGATTAAACATCCTATTTATGGAAAGTTTATCACGAAAACCACGAAATACCTGGCTCACGACGAAACAAACCAGGCTAACTCCGGTGATACCGTGCTGATTATGTCAACACGTCCATTATCAAAACGAAAATCTTGGCGTTTGGTCGAGATCGTAGAACGAGCAAAATAA
- the rplN gene encoding 50S ribosomal protein L14 translates to MIQTQSTLNVADNSGARKVMCIKVLGDSKRRYARIGDLISCSVKTAIPGGNVKKGEVVQAVIVRTKKEIRRKDGSYIRFDENAAVIINKEKEPVGTRIFGPVARELRERNFMRIVSLAPEVL, encoded by the coding sequence ATGATTCAAACACAATCAACACTGAATGTAGCTGATAACAGCGGTGCAAGAAAAGTGATGTGTATCAAAGTTTTAGGTGATTCTAAGAGAAGGTATGCCCGAATTGGAGACCTTATTTCTTGCTCGGTTAAAACAGCGATCCCTGGCGGTAATGTGAAAAAGGGTGAAGTGGTACAGGCTGTTATCGTACGCACTAAAAAGGAAATTCGTCGCAAAGATGGAAGTTATATTCGATTCGATGAGAATGCGGCGGTAATTATTAACAAGGAAAAAGAACCGGTTGGAACCCGTATTTTTGGTCCCGTTGCCCGGGAACTTCGTGAAAGAAATTTCATGCGGATTGTTTCACTGGCCCCTGAAGTACTTTAA
- the rplX gene encoding 50S ribosomal protein L24 — translation MPRKFNRKKKLHVKQGDDVLVLAGNDKGKRGRVMLVYPERDRVLVEGVNMRTHHEKPSQENPQGGRLKREAPVHISNLMVIDPTTDEPTRIGRKRIEEEGGGRWVRYAKSSGEIIDK, via the coding sequence ATGCCACGTAAGTTTAATAGAAAAAAGAAATTACACGTAAAGCAAGGTGATGATGTTCTTGTGCTTGCCGGAAACGACAAGGGCAAAAGAGGTCGCGTAATGCTGGTTTATCCTGAACGAGACCGGGTACTTGTTGAGGGTGTAAACATGAGAACACACCACGAAAAACCATCACAGGAAAATCCTCAGGGTGGACGTCTGAAGCGGGAAGCTCCCGTACATATTTCAAACCTTATGGTAATCGATCCTACAACGGATGAACCAACCCGGATCGGTCGTAAGCGTATTGAAGAAGAAGGCGGCGGACGATGGGTTCGTTACGCAAAGAGTAGTGGCGAAATTATTGACAAGTAA
- the rplE gene encoding 50S ribosomal protein L5, with protein sequence MAEARLYTQYKKEIVDKLMDEFKYDNIMGVPKLKKIIINVGYGNAINDAKTLDVITENIGIITGQKAVKTKAKKSVSNFKLREGQEIGAKVTLRGKIMFEFLDRLINLALPRTRDFQGVPNKSFDGRGNYTMGIKEHTIFPEIDVDKASTVHGMDVSFVTSAETDEEAFALLKHMGMPFKK encoded by the coding sequence ATGGCAGAAGCAAGACTTTATACACAGTACAAGAAAGAAATCGTTGATAAACTCATGGATGAGTTTAAATACGATAACATCATGGGTGTACCCAAACTCAAAAAAATTATTATAAATGTTGGGTATGGAAATGCAATTAATGATGCGAAAACCCTGGATGTCATTACAGAAAATATTGGGATAATTACCGGCCAAAAAGCGGTTAAAACCAAAGCGAAAAAATCTGTATCGAACTTTAAACTTCGTGAAGGACAGGAAATTGGCGCTAAAGTTACTCTGAGAGGAAAAATTATGTTTGAATTCCTCGATCGATTAATTAATCTCGCCCTCCCAAGAACACGCGACTTCCAGGGAGTGCCCAATAAAAGTTTTGATGGCCGTGGGAATTATACCATGGGAATCAAAGAACATACAATATTCCCTGAGATTGATGTAGACAAAGCTTCAACCGTGCACGGCATGGATGTCTCATTTGTAACATCTGCTGAAACAGATGAAGAGGCATTTGCTCTTTTGAAGCATATGGGAATGCCGTTTAAGAAATGA